In Manis pentadactyla isolate mManPen7 chromosome 3, mManPen7.hap1, whole genome shotgun sequence, a single window of DNA contains:
- the SKIDA1 gene encoding SKI/DACH domain-containing protein 1 isoform X3, with the protein MGDLKSGFEEVDGVRLGYLIIKGKQMFALSQVFTDLLKNIPRTTVHKRMDHLKVKKHHCDLEELRKLKAINSIAFHAAKCTLISREDVEALYTSCKTERVLKTKRRRAGRALATKAPPPERAATAAASPRPGLWKDKHQLWRGLSGAARPLPISAQSPRPGAATTRPAAHLPQIFSKYPGSHYPEIVRSPCKPPPNYETAPLQGNYVAFHSDPAYFRSLLCGKHPAAAAAAAAAAAAAAAAAYYQTSAAGPQPKAAAGTGGPVSLTYRCKRKRGGTKDCLLAPHAGARRLLLLPRSYRAKAAAAAAAAAAAAAAAAAAGATCLERFHLVNSFCPPPHHHHHHHHHHHHHHHHHHRAQQPQNPPPPHHHRPQPHLGSFPESCSSDSESSSYSDRAANDSDFGSSLSSSSNSVSSEEEEEEEEEGEEEEEEEEEGGSGASDSSEVSSEEEDSSTESDSSSGSSQVSVQSIRFRRTSFCKPPSVQAQANFLYHLASTAAATKPAAFEDAGGLPDLRSSVKAESPEEWNLQSWAPKASPVYCPASLGSCFTEIRNDRVSEITLPHSEISSTVKRTDLTVNCLAEGASSPSPKTNNAFPQQRILREARKCLQATPTTHCADNNTIAARFLNNGSSGATANSEKDSKTPHCPEFATDLPFSQSDPGLDGAATAKAENPCTDTGDKTLPVLHNIKIKVEDSSANEEYEPDLITNKLKCECNDTKGDFYSVTESKEEDVLLTTAKEGFACPEKETPSFSPLAQSQGLSCTLGSPKPEDGEYKFGAKVRKNYRTLVLGKRPVLQTPPVKPNLKSARSPRPTDHPVNRAGEFLLQVTIRGDYLCLHLKSKEFNMQMARV; encoded by the exons ATGGGAGACCTGAAGTCAGGTTTTGAAGAGGTGGATGGCGTGAGGCTCGGCTACCTCATCATTAAAGGAAAGCAAATGTTTGCCCTCTCCCAAGTCTTCACGGATCTGCTGAAAAACATCCCGAGGACGACAGTGCACAAGCGCATGGATCATCTGAAAGTGAAAAAGCACCACTGCGACCTGGAGGAGTTGCGGAAACTCAAGGCAATCAACAGCATCGCCTTCCACGCCGCCAAATGCACGCTCATCTCCCGGGAAGACGTGGAAGCACTCTACACTTCCTGCAAAACCGAGCGAGTCCTCAAGACCAAGCGCAGGAGGGCCGGCCGGGCCCTGGCCACAAAGGCGCCGCCACCAGAGcgcgccgccaccgccgccgccagCCCCCGCCCGGGCCTCTGGAAGGACAAGCACCAACTTTGGCGGGGCCTGAGCGGAGCCGCGCGGCCGCTGCCAATCAGCGCGCAGTCCCCGCGCCCCGGCGCCGCCACCACGCGCCCCGCCGCCCATCTACCTCAGATTTTTAGCAAATACCCGGGCTCGCACTACCCGGAAATCGTGCGCTCGCCTTGCAAACCCCCTCCAAACTATGAAACTGCCCCGCTCCAGGGAAACTACGTCGCGTTCCACTCGGACCCTGCTTATTTTCGGAGCCTGCTGTGCGGCAAACatccggccgccgccgccgccgccgctgccgccgccgccgccgccgccgccgccgcctacTACCAGACGTCGGCGGCCGGGCCCCAGCCCAAGGCGGCGGCGGGCACGGGGGGCCCGGTGAGCCTGACCTACCGCTGCAAACGCAAACGCGGGGGCACCAAAGACTGCCTGCTCGCGCCCCACGCCGGCGCCCGCCGCCTGCTGCTGCTGCCCAGGTCCTACAGAGccaaggcggcggcggcggcggcggcggcggcagcggcggcggcggcggcagcggccgcCGGGGCCACTTGCCTGGAGAGGTTTCATCTGGTGAACAGCTTCTGCccgcctccccaccaccaccaccaccaccaccaccatcaccaccaccatcaccaccaccaccaccgggCCCAGCAGCCGCAGAACCCCCCGCCCCCTCACCACCACCGGCCGCAGCCCCATCTAGGCAGCTTTCCCGAGAGTTGCAGCAGCGACTCTGAGTCCAGCTCCTACTCGGACCGTGCAGCCAACGACTCAGATTTTGGCTCCAGTTTGTCCAGCTCCAGCAACTCTGTGTCCtcggaggaagaggaggaggaggaggaggagggagaagaggaagaggaagaagaggaggaggggggCAGCGGGGCCTCGGATTCCAGCGAAGTCAGCTCGGAGGAGGAGGACTCGTCCACAGAGTCGGACTCCAGCTCCGGCTCCAGCCAAGTGTCGGTGCAGAGCATCCGTTTCAGGCGCACCAGCTTCTGCAAGCCTCCCAGTGTGCAGGCGCAGGCCAACTTTTTGTACCATCTGGCCTCCACCGCCGCTGCAACCAAACCCGCTGCTTTCGAGGATGCCGGCGGACTTCCCGACCTCAGGAGTAGTGTCAAAGCCGAGTCGCCGGAGGAGTGGAATCTGCAGAGCTGGGCCCCCAAAGCGTCTCCGGTGTACTGCCCGGCCAGCCTGGGGAGTTGTTTCACAGAGATAAGGAACGATAGGGTATCTGAGATTACACTCCCACACTCTGAAATTTCCAGTACTGTAAAGAGAACTGACCTGACAGTTAACTGCCTGGCGGAGGGGGCCTCTTCACCTAGCCCAAAGACAAACAATGCATTTCCACAACAAAGAATTCTCCGAGAGGCTAGGAAATGCCTACAAGCAACTCCTACTACACACTGTGCAGATAACAACACAATAGCTGCTAGATTCTTAAATAATGGTTCTTCAGGAGCAACAGCAAATTCAGAAAAAGATTCCAAAACCCCTCATTGTCCTGAATTTGCCACGGATTTGCCCTTTTCGCAAAGTGATCCTGGGCTGGATGGAGCAGCAACAGCGAAAGCCGAGAATCCTTGCACTGACACAGGCGACAAGACATTGCCAGTTCTGCACAATATTAAAATCAAAGTAGAAGACAGTAGTGCTAATGAAGAATATGAACCTGACCTTATTACAAATAAGCTAAAGTGTGAGTGCAATGATACAAAGGGTGATTTTTACAGTGTAACTGAGAGTAAAGAGGAAGATGTCTTGTTGACCACAGCCAAGGAAGGTTTTGCATGCCCTGAAAAAGAAACTCCTTCCTTCAGTCCACTGGCTCAGAGTCAGGGCCTTTCATGCACTTTAGGTTCTCCAAAACCTGAGGATGGGGAATATAAATTTGGTGCCAAGGTGAGGAAAAATTACCGGACTCTAGTACTGGGAAAGCGACCTGTACTTCAGACACCACCAGTCAAACCAAATTTGAAATCAGCTAGAAGTCCTCGTCCTACAG ACCATCCTGTGAATAGAGCAGGAGAATTTCTACTGCAAGTGACAATCAGAGGTGACTATCTATGTTTGCACTTAAAATCAAAGGAGTTCAACATGCAAATGGCTAGGGTCTAG
- the SKIDA1 gene encoding SKI/DACH domain-containing protein 1 isoform X1 — translation MGDLKSGFEEVDGVRLGYLIIKGKQMFALSQVFTDLLKNIPRTTVHKRMDHLKVKKHHCDLEELRKLKAINSIAFHAAKCTLISREDVEALYTSCKTERVLKTKRRRAGRALATKAPPPERAATAAASPRPGLWKDKHQLWRGLSGAARPLPISAQSPRPGAATTRPAAHLPQIFSKYPGSHYPEIVRSPCKPPPNYETAPLQGNYVAFHSDPAYFRSLLCGKHPAAAAAAAAAAAAAAAAAYYQTSAAGPQPKAAAGTGGPVSLTYRCKRKRGGTKDCLLAPHAGARRLLLLPRSYRAKAAAAAAAAAAAAAAAAAAGATCLERFHLVNSFCPPPHHHHHHHHHHHHHHHHHHRAQQPQNPPPPHHHRPQPHLGSFPESCSSDSESSSYSDRAANDSDFGSSLSSSSNSVSSEEEEEEEEEGEEEEEEEEEGGSGASDSSEVSSEEEDSSTESDSSSGSSQVSVQSIRFRRTSFCKPPSVQAQANFLYHLASTAAATKPAAFEDAGGLPDLRSSVKAESPEEWNLQSWAPKASPVYCPASLGSCFTEIRNDRVSEITLPHSEISSTVKRTDLTVNCLAEGASSPSPKTNNAFPQQRILREARKCLQATPTTHCADNNTIAARFLNNGSSGATANSEKDSKTPHCPEFATDLPFSQSDPGLDGAATAKAENPCTDTGDKTLPVLHNIKIKVEDSSANEEYEPDLITNKLKCECNDTKGDFYSVTESKEEDVLLTTAKEGFACPEKETPSFSPLAQSQGLSCTLGSPKPEDGEYKFGAKVRKNYRTLVLGKRPVLQTPPVKPNLKSARSPRPTGKIETHEGTLDDFTVINRRKKVASNVASAVKRPFNFMANFPCPPSLIIGKDGDLWPAYSLNTTKDSQPPHKAHPIWKWQLGGSAIPLPPSHKFRKFNS, via the coding sequence ATGGGAGACCTGAAGTCAGGTTTTGAAGAGGTGGATGGCGTGAGGCTCGGCTACCTCATCATTAAAGGAAAGCAAATGTTTGCCCTCTCCCAAGTCTTCACGGATCTGCTGAAAAACATCCCGAGGACGACAGTGCACAAGCGCATGGATCATCTGAAAGTGAAAAAGCACCACTGCGACCTGGAGGAGTTGCGGAAACTCAAGGCAATCAACAGCATCGCCTTCCACGCCGCCAAATGCACGCTCATCTCCCGGGAAGACGTGGAAGCACTCTACACTTCCTGCAAAACCGAGCGAGTCCTCAAGACCAAGCGCAGGAGGGCCGGCCGGGCCCTGGCCACAAAGGCGCCGCCACCAGAGcgcgccgccaccgccgccgccagCCCCCGCCCGGGCCTCTGGAAGGACAAGCACCAACTTTGGCGGGGCCTGAGCGGAGCCGCGCGGCCGCTGCCAATCAGCGCGCAGTCCCCGCGCCCCGGCGCCGCCACCACGCGCCCCGCCGCCCATCTACCTCAGATTTTTAGCAAATACCCGGGCTCGCACTACCCGGAAATCGTGCGCTCGCCTTGCAAACCCCCTCCAAACTATGAAACTGCCCCGCTCCAGGGAAACTACGTCGCGTTCCACTCGGACCCTGCTTATTTTCGGAGCCTGCTGTGCGGCAAACatccggccgccgccgccgccgccgctgccgccgccgccgccgccgccgccgccgcctacTACCAGACGTCGGCGGCCGGGCCCCAGCCCAAGGCGGCGGCGGGCACGGGGGGCCCGGTGAGCCTGACCTACCGCTGCAAACGCAAACGCGGGGGCACCAAAGACTGCCTGCTCGCGCCCCACGCCGGCGCCCGCCGCCTGCTGCTGCTGCCCAGGTCCTACAGAGccaaggcggcggcggcggcggcggcggcggcagcggcggcggcggcggcagcggccgcCGGGGCCACTTGCCTGGAGAGGTTTCATCTGGTGAACAGCTTCTGCccgcctccccaccaccaccaccaccaccaccaccatcaccaccaccatcaccaccaccaccaccgggCCCAGCAGCCGCAGAACCCCCCGCCCCCTCACCACCACCGGCCGCAGCCCCATCTAGGCAGCTTTCCCGAGAGTTGCAGCAGCGACTCTGAGTCCAGCTCCTACTCGGACCGTGCAGCCAACGACTCAGATTTTGGCTCCAGTTTGTCCAGCTCCAGCAACTCTGTGTCCtcggaggaagaggaggaggaggaggaggagggagaagaggaagaggaagaagaggaggaggggggCAGCGGGGCCTCGGATTCCAGCGAAGTCAGCTCGGAGGAGGAGGACTCGTCCACAGAGTCGGACTCCAGCTCCGGCTCCAGCCAAGTGTCGGTGCAGAGCATCCGTTTCAGGCGCACCAGCTTCTGCAAGCCTCCCAGTGTGCAGGCGCAGGCCAACTTTTTGTACCATCTGGCCTCCACCGCCGCTGCAACCAAACCCGCTGCTTTCGAGGATGCCGGCGGACTTCCCGACCTCAGGAGTAGTGTCAAAGCCGAGTCGCCGGAGGAGTGGAATCTGCAGAGCTGGGCCCCCAAAGCGTCTCCGGTGTACTGCCCGGCCAGCCTGGGGAGTTGTTTCACAGAGATAAGGAACGATAGGGTATCTGAGATTACACTCCCACACTCTGAAATTTCCAGTACTGTAAAGAGAACTGACCTGACAGTTAACTGCCTGGCGGAGGGGGCCTCTTCACCTAGCCCAAAGACAAACAATGCATTTCCACAACAAAGAATTCTCCGAGAGGCTAGGAAATGCCTACAAGCAACTCCTACTACACACTGTGCAGATAACAACACAATAGCTGCTAGATTCTTAAATAATGGTTCTTCAGGAGCAACAGCAAATTCAGAAAAAGATTCCAAAACCCCTCATTGTCCTGAATTTGCCACGGATTTGCCCTTTTCGCAAAGTGATCCTGGGCTGGATGGAGCAGCAACAGCGAAAGCCGAGAATCCTTGCACTGACACAGGCGACAAGACATTGCCAGTTCTGCACAATATTAAAATCAAAGTAGAAGACAGTAGTGCTAATGAAGAATATGAACCTGACCTTATTACAAATAAGCTAAAGTGTGAGTGCAATGATACAAAGGGTGATTTTTACAGTGTAACTGAGAGTAAAGAGGAAGATGTCTTGTTGACCACAGCCAAGGAAGGTTTTGCATGCCCTGAAAAAGAAACTCCTTCCTTCAGTCCACTGGCTCAGAGTCAGGGCCTTTCATGCACTTTAGGTTCTCCAAAACCTGAGGATGGGGAATATAAATTTGGTGCCAAGGTGAGGAAAAATTACCGGACTCTAGTACTGGGAAAGCGACCTGTACTTCAGACACCACCAGTCAAACCAAATTTGAAATCAGCTAGAAGTCCTCGTCCTACAGGTAAAATTGAGACACATGAAGGAACACTGGATGATTTTACAGTTATAAACAGACGCAAAAAGGTAGCCAGCAATGTAGCATCAGCAGTGAAAAGGCCATTTAATTTCATGGCAAATTTTCCTTGTCCACCATCACTCATTATTGGGAAGGATGGGGATTTGTGGCCGGCATATTCTTTAAACACCACTAAGGATTCCCAACCTCCTCACAAGGCCCATCCTATATGGAAATGGCAGCTGGGCGGTTCTGCAATACCTCTTCCACCTAGTCACAAGTTCAGGAAATTTAATTCATAA